AGCGGTACGAGGACTGGGTCGTCGGTGACCCCGCGCTCGCGTCCGCCACCGGCACCCGTGCGATCCGGGACGAGATCGACCGCCGGGTGCGCGCGCTCCTGGCCGAGCTGCTCCCCGACCTGCCCCTGCCCGCCTGACCCTCCAGCCCGACCTCCAGCCCGACCCGACCCCGAGGAGACCCGTGTCCACCAAGCCCAGCGTCCTGTTCGTCTGCGTCCACAACGCCGGTCGCTCCCAGATGGCGGCGGGCTTCCTGACCGCCCTGGGCGGCGACGGCGTCGAGGTCCGGTCCGCCGGCTCGATGCCCGCCGACCAGGTCAACCCCGTCGCGGTGCAGGCGATGGCCGAGCTCGGCATCGACATCGCCGCCGAGCAGCCCAAGGTGCTCACCACCGAGGCCGTCCAGGCCTCGGACGTCGTGGTCACCATGGGGTGCGGCGACGCGTGCCCGTACTTCCCCGGCAAGCGCTACGAGGACTGGAAGCTCGAGGACCCCGCGGGCCAGGGCCTGGAGTCGGTGCGGCCGATCCGGGACGAGATCCGCGCGCGCGTCCTCACGCTGCTCGACGAGCTCGGCGTCACACCGGTCCGCGCCTGACCGTGCGAGCGGGGCCCGGCACCGTCCGGGCCCCGCTCGCTCATGCGGCGCAGCACGCGCTCGCCACCGGGTGTCTCACGTGTCCTTGCGCGCGCGGACGATCGCGCCGTGCATGCCGTCGGCCACGCGGTGCGTGAACGTCACGTCCGCGTCGACGAAGCCCGCGGCGGCGAGGCCCTCCAGGTACTCGGCACGGGACAGCGCCCCGGCGATGCACCCGACGTACGAGCCGCGCTCGGCGCGCTCGTCGGACGTCAGGTGGTCCTCGGCGACCACGTCGGAGATGCCCAGCCGGCCGCCCGGCACCAGGACGCGGAAGGCCTCCGCGAGCACCGCGGGCTTGTCGGGCGAGAGGTTGACCACGCAGTTGGAGATCACCACGTCCACCGACGCGTCTGGCAGCGGCAGGTCC
The Cellulomonas gilvus ATCC 13127 DNA segment above includes these coding regions:
- a CDS encoding arsenate reductase ArsC; amino-acid sequence: MSTKPSVLFVCVHNAGRSQMAAGFLTALGGDGVEVRSAGSMPADQVNPVAVQAMAELGIDIAAEQPKVLTTEAVQASDVVVTMGCGDACPYFPGKRYEDWKLEDPAGQGLESVRPIRDEIRARVLTLLDELGVTPVRA